The Salvelinus namaycush isolate Seneca chromosome 13, SaNama_1.0, whole genome shotgun sequence genome includes a region encoding these proteins:
- the LOC120057884 gene encoding G-protein coupled receptor 1-like has translation MEESSQDYDNYTYDYLEYGDLEEEKVKGGYSQKEAMHIISVIIYSISFVLGVTGNGIVIWVTAFKSKRTVNSIWLLNMAIADFVFVLFLPFSIDYVLRDFHWSFGLVMCKLNSFVSVMNMYASVLFLMILSLDRYVSLVHLSWSQRSRTIRRAWIVCGCVWGVSALLSHPTLIFRDTMHIHGRVVCFNNFNVQDGHTAAMIHITLVAVRTAVGFLLPFSAICVTGILLAIKVHQSEDSVRLSSFSKTVSAVILAFFFCWAPFHTFSLMELSMHSSMFLHTVLKTGFPLATSLAFFNSCVNPLLYMLVGKKVRQLLKRSCLDITKSYLRELSQSISATESVTVADISPSDIPPPEEPTESSTV, from the coding sequence ATGGAAGAATCCTCGCAAGACTATGACAATTACACCTACGATTATCTGGAGTATGGAGACTTGGAAGAAGAAAAGGTCAAAGGTGGATACTCTCAGAAGGAGGCTATGCACATCATATCAGTTATCATATATAGTATTTCCTTCGTGCTCGGTGTCACTGGAAATGGAATAGTCATATGGGTGACGGCATTTAAAAGCAAACGGACAGTGAACAGTATATGGTTGCTGAACATGGCTATCGCAGATTTTGTGTTTGTGCTCTTTTTGCCCTTCTCCATCGACTACGTTCTTCGAGACTTCCACTGGTCCTTTGGGCTGGTCATGTGTAAACTCAACTCGTTTGTGTCTGTGATGAACATGTACGCCAGTGTGCTCTTCCTCATGATTCTCAGTCTAGACAGGTATGTCTCATTGGTCCACCTTAGCTGGTCTCAGAGGAGTCGCACTATACGGCGAGCCTGGATCGTATGTggctgtgtgtggggggtgtcTGCTCTACTGAGCCACCCTACTCTGATATTCCGTGACACTATGCACATACATGGCAGGGTGGTGTGCTTCAACAACTTCAATGTCCAGGATGGACATACAGCTGCTATGATACATATCACGCTGGTGGCCGTTCGTACAGCAGTGGGCTTCTTACTGCCCTTCAGTGCCATCTGCGTGACTGGAATTCTCCTGGCAATCAAAGTCCACCAGTCTGAAGATTCTGTGCGCCTATCCAGCTTCTCTAAAACAGTTTCCGCTGTCATTCTGGCCTTCTTTTTTTGCTGGGCACCGTTCCATACCTTTAGTTTAATGGAGCTTTCCATGCACTCTTCAATGTTTCTACATACTGTTCTGAAGACAGGCTTTCCTCTTGCTACTAGCTTAGCCTTTTTCAACAGCTGTGTCAACCCTCTCCTCTACATGTTGGTGGGCAAGAAGGTTCGCCAGCTCCTGAAGCGCTCGTGTCTGGACATCACAAAGAGTTATCTGCGGGAGCTCAGCCAGTCCATCTCTGCAACTGAATCGGTGACTGTAGCAGACATCAGTCCTTCAGACATCCCTCCACCAGAGGAGCCCACAGAATCATCAACTGTATGA
- the LOC120057885 gene encoding NADH-ubiquinone oxidoreductase 75 kDa subunit, mitochondrial-like: protein MLVASMLRLPGVSRALGVAHSTGSVAITKNVHNAATAAASNLVEVFVDGKPLMVEPGTTVLQACEKVGVQIPRFCYHERLSVAGNCRMCLVEIEKAPKPVAACAMPVMKGWNILTDSDKTRKAREGVMEFLLANHPLDCPICDQGGECDLQDQSMQFGSDRSRFLESKRAVEDKNIGPLIKTIMTRCIQCTRCVRFASEIAGVEDLGTTGRGNDLQIGTYVEKMFMSELSGNVIDICPVGALTSKPYAFTSRPWETRKTESIDVLDAVGSNIVVSTRGGEVMRILPRLHEDINEEWISDKTRFAYDGLKRQRLTQPMVKDASGQLVATSWEDVLTRVAGVLQGAQGTSVAAVVGGMVDAEALIALKDMLNRLNSDSLCTEEIFPMAGAGSDLRSNYLLNSRIAGIEEADLLLLVGTNPRYEAPLFNARIRKSWLHNELQVALVGQEVDLTYTYDHLGVSAKVLQEIAAGTHPFSKVLAKAKRPVVVLGSGSLQREDGGAIHAAVSTIAQNARVSSGVEESWKVLNVLHRVASQVAALDLGYKPGVEAIRKNPPKVLFLLGADAGCITRQDLAKDSFIIYQGHHGDAGATMADIILPGAAYTEKCSTYVNTEGRAQQTRLAVTAPGMAREDWKIIRAISELAGLTLPYETMDEVRDRLAEVSPNLVRYDDVEEANYFKQANELAKAVNQTILTEPLVPPQLTVRDFYMTDPISRASQTMAKCVKAVTEGAQAIEEPSIC from the exons ATGCTAGTGGCAAG CATGTTGCGTCTACCTGGGGTGAGTCGGGCTCTCGGAGTCGCTCACTCTACAGGGAGCGTGGCAATCACAAAAAATG TTCACAACGCAGCTACAGCAGCAGCCAGTAACCTGGTGGAGGTATTTGTGGATGGGAAGCCACTCATGGTGGAACCAGGAACCACAGTGCTGCAG GCATGTGAAAAGGTGGGAGTGCAGATTCCTCGCTTCTGTTACCATGAGCGCCTGTCAGTTGCAGGGAACTGTCGGATGTGTCTCGTGGAGATCGAGAAAGCTCCAAAG CCAGTGGCAGCATGTGCCATGCCAGTCATGAAGGGTTGGAACATTTTAACTGACTCTGACAAAACAAGGAAAGCTAG AGAGGGTGTGATGGAGTTCCTGTTGGCCAATCACCCTTTAGACTGCCCAATCTGTGACCAGGGGGGAGAATGTGACCTTCAG GACCAGTCCATGCAGTTTGGCAGTGACCGGAGCCGCTTCTTAGAGAGCAAGAGAGCTGTGGAGGACAAGAACATTGGTCCCCTCATCAAGACCATCATGACCCGCTGTATCCAGTGCACCCGATGTGTCCG CTTTGCCAGTGAGATTGCAGGTGTGGAGGATCTGGGAACCACTGGAAGGGGCAATGACTTGCAAATTGGCACTTATGTGGAGAAGATGTTCATGTCGGAGCTGTCTGGGAATGTAATTGACATATGCCCTGTGGGAGCACTGACTTCCAAGCCGTATGCCTTCACTTCCCGTCCCTGGGAGACCAG GAAGACTGAATCCATTGACGTGCTGGATGCGGTGGGCAGCAACATCGTGGTGAGCACCCGGGGTGGTGAGGTCATGAGGATTCTGCCCCGTCTCCACGAGGACATCAATGAGGAGTGGATCTCAGATAAGACCAG GTTTGCCTACGATGGGCTGAAGCGGCAGCGCCTCACTCAGCCCATGGTGAAGGATGCGTCTGGTCAGCTGGTGGCCACTTCCTGGGAGGATGTGTTGACTAGAGTGGCTGGGGTG TTGCAAGGAGCCCAAGGCACCAGTGTAGCGGCCGTTGTAGGAGGGATGGTGGATGCAGAGGCTCTAATCGCCCTGAAAGACATGCTGAACCGCTTGAATAGTGACAGCCTATGTACTGAGGAGATCTTCcccatggctggggctgg TTCTGACCTGCGCTCAAACTACCTACTGAATTCCCGCATCGCTGGCATTGAAGAGGCTGATTTGCTGCTCCTAGTTGGCACCAACCCACGCTATGAGGCACCACTTTTCAACGCACGCATCAGGAAGAG TTGGCTTCATAACGAGCTGCAGGTAGCCTTGGTGGGGCAGGAGGTGGACTTGACCTACACATACGATCATCTTGGGGTGTCTGCTAAGGTCCTGCAGGAAATAGCTGCTGGGACTCACCCCTTCTCTAAG GTTCTTGCCAAGGCAAAGCGTCCTGTAGTGGTGTTGGGCAGTGGTTCCCTgcagagagaggatgggggtgcAATACACGCAGCAGTGTCTACCATTGCTCAGAATGCCCGTGTCAGCAGTGGAGTGGAGGAAAGCTGGAAGGTTCTCAATGTGCTTCACAG GGTGGCCAGTCAAGTAGCTGCGTTGGATCTTGGGTACAAGCCAGGCGTGGAGGCCATCAGGAAGAATCCTCCCAAAGTCCTGTTCCTCCTTGGGGCCGATGCTGGCTGCATCACCCGCCAAGACCTGGCAAAGGACAGCTTCATCATTTATCAGG GGCACCATGGAGACGCTGGGGCGACGATGGCTGACATCATTCTCCCTGGAGCAGCGTACACAGAGAAATGTAGCACCTATGTGAACACTGAGGGGCGCGCCCAACAGACTAGGCTGGCTGTGACTGCTCCAGGCATGGCCAGGGAGGACTGGAAGATCATCCGTGCCATATCTGAG CTTGCTGGACTGACACTGCCCTATGAGACCATGGATGAGGTGCGTGACAGATTGGCGGAGGTTTCACCCAACCTGGTGCGCTATGATGACGTGGAGGAGGCTAACTATTTTAAGCAGGCAAATGAACTGGCCAAG GCTGTGAATCAGACCATCCTCACAGAGCCTCTGGTTCCTCCACAGCTCACTGTTCGAGACTTTTACATGACAG ATCCTATCAGCAGAGCCTCTCAGACAATGGCTAAGTGTGTGAAGGCTGTAACAGAAGGAGCCCAAGCTATAGAGGAACCATCCATATGCTAA